Proteins encoded by one window of Bos javanicus breed banteng chromosome 22, ARS-OSU_banteng_1.0, whole genome shotgun sequence:
- the SNTN gene encoding sentan, whose product MTLATVAKQLLLRKGQHTTGDQSMCGCVHSTQDQALRLEGEPNPPAAPTSTLAPKNMPKSISISKQLASIKALRKGSDLEKAIATAALVFRNSSDPDGKLGKATAKNLLQTQFKNFTEGQETKARYKDLLSELDEHTENKLDFEDFMVLLLSVTIMSDLLQNIWSVKITQ is encoded by the exons ATGACACTGGCAACAGTGGCCAAGCAACTGTTGCTTAGGAAGGGCCAACACACAACAGGAGACCAGAGTATGTGTGGCTGCGTGCACAGTACTCAGGACCAAGCACTCCGCTTGGAAGGGGAGCCCAATCCTCCTGCAGCCCCAACATCTACTTTAGCACCTAAGAACATGCCCAAAAG CATTTCAATATCCAAACAGCTGGCTTCAATAAAAG CTCTACGCAAGGGCTCAGATCTGGAAAAAGCCATCGCCACCGCCGCTCTGGTTTTCAGAAACTCTTCTGACCCTGATGGTAAACTCGGAAAAGCTACTGCCAAAAATCTGCTGCAAACCCAGTTTAAGAATTTCACAGAG GGACAAGAAACCAAAGCAAGGTACAAAGACCTCCTTTCTGAACTTGACGAACACACAGAAAATAAGCTGGATTTTGAGGATTTCATGGTCTTACTGTTAAGCGTCACTATAATGTCAGATTTGCTCCAAAATATATGGAGTGTAAAAATTACACAATAA